The DNA sequence CTTCattatccaaatctaaccttcaTTGTTCTTTGACAATGACTGCTGtagatgaagaagaaggagagagTAAGTTGTtgtaaaagaagaagaaagaggagtAAGCTAGAGGCGCATAAACGTGTAGGGTCAGAACTTCAATCAATGGGATCCATGGCTCCATCCATggcttctctctctttctctttctctttctttctcagtTTTCACCACCACATGCGACTAAAATCTTGCCCCATACTACTGGgtattcgaaaaaaaaaataaaaaagtcacaagctgtaacgtccccgcttcaagcctccattgggtccttacacccacggaatgaatggctcttatacccgagtacgccactctggctgcatcatggactgatgactgaccctacaaaccaacacgcgtgtttccagcatgctttgtcctcactcacacgcttcctgggaagacTTCCCagaaggtcacccatcctgaaattgccccaggtcaagcacgcttaactgtggagttctttcgagatggactaccaaaaaacaagatgcaccttgttgatataggtagtaccaatcaatccatttaagctctcgtcaactgtgtagtcccatacctacagtctcagaatcatcccacttgaccttccccaggcgatgtgggattgcacagcttacccggtatttccccttaaggatcacgagactactgactgtcacaatcacccccccttacggggtccgacgtcctcgtcgaccacacttccggctgggtcaaagctctgataccatttgtaacgtccccgcttcaagcctccattgggtccttacacccacggaatgaatggctcttatacccgagtacgccactctgggcCGCATCATGGGCCCGATGAtcgaccctacaaaccaacacgcgtgtttccagcatgctttgtcctcactcacacgcttcctgggaagacTTCCCagaaggtcacccatcctgaaattgccctgtgtcaagcacgcttaactgtggagttctttcgagatggactaccaaaaaacaagatgcaccttgttgatataggtagtaccaatcaatccatttaagctctcgtcaactgtgtagtcccatacctacagtctcagaatcatcccacttgaccttccccaggcgatgtgggattgcacagcttacccggtatttccccttaaggatcacgagactactgactgtcacacaaGCTTTTTCAATGTAGGGTGTTTTTTTGGGTAATGGTAATGGtggtggatctctttctctgctgtagaagaagaagacagaggaggaagagagagagagagagagagagagagagagagagagagagagagagagagagagagagagagagagagagagagagagagagattgttgaagaaagagatagagaaagttaagaaaaaaataaaaaataaaaaaatattatttatttatttattaataattttataaatttaaattattttttttaattttaaaataaattctaaaaagatgtttttataatttttaaataattatattaggtcGACCAATATAAATATGCCACGTGTACATGATGTACATATATGCAGTCTATATCAGCAGTTAACTGAAataaatagatgacaccttaaatttgaTAACGGTTTAGCAGTTTGGagagttttaccaccaaaatttgagATTGGATGGTTAAGTGCAAGTGAAATGATAGTTGGGAGGGTTtagccgcaaattactctatataaaatatacaaaaataaaataatgattgTAACACTAACACGTGTTATTGATTGGtttgagagaaaagagagtgtaacattagaataataataaaaaaaagtagtattaaattataaattaaaaaataaaaagtaataaataatcaattatatttaattaaaatatatatgcttaggattatttttgtaatgatcttatatattagaattatttttaaaatttttaattttttttggataatttagtaaaagttaaatattttattgactgcacaattatttttttcacatGCATGTAACTGTTTAACTTTGTTTTTCATACTCtaaattatttgattttttttaaaaattaaaaaataataataaataattacacAGCCTTAATAGGAACAGGGATATTTGCTTGccaaataacaatattaaaattcatCCTTAAAGCAAATCTAACTAAACTATGTATCGATTTATtagcataattttttttcacataaattttcaataatttaaaaGCAGCATTAGCTAAGGataaatcatatatttttttttagtttaattaggatttttattctgaactttaacatgtactaaattatgccctctGAACTTTTAATATCGTTAAAAatgtcccctgaactattgaaattgttagatttaaggacttttgtcaattttttttcaattttactattttaaagattgtttatgtactaaatcatgctcccaaactttaatatctaccaaatcatgcacctcgaactttgacatgtacaaaatTATGCtctctgaactttcatccatgttagacttttttactaaaattggaaagaagtcattaaatctaataatctcaatagttcaaggggcatttttaacgatgttaaaagttcaggaggcatgatttagtatatgttaaagttcaggggcaaaaattctaattagccatttttttatatataaaatatttattctttttctttaatataaaaaatataaataaataaaaaaacatgaCACATTAGTAACATTACACGTGTAAGAGACTACACTGTGCGTTTCGTGTTCGTCTTCGCCGATTTGGACCGACGACGACGACGAAAAAGAAAGAACGAGAATCGCAGAGCAATGATAGTCTGCAGATCCCTCTTCAGGTATGCCCCTCCCCTGAAATTTACTTCAATTACTCaccatttttctttctttcttttcttaacTTATCACTCCCTCAACTTTGAACTGTTTCTTCTCTTTCCTTCGTTCTGTAATTTATATTCGCAAAACccgcttaatttttttattgttggtcAAATTAGAATCAAGCAGTTACAAACACTTACATACTATCACCCTTGACTTATCTGAAGATACCTACTATGCTTTATCGTGTTAACATATTTTTTCAGgtcaaattacatatttttttaataaatatatgtggATTTTGATATTGTTGCAGAGCGGACCGTGTTCTGAAATTAACGAATTCTTGTAGTGCATTGAAGCCAGTAGTTCATGTTCAGGttggattatttatttatttatttgttttatagcAAGAATTTAGTGGAGGTACTTTGAgtttttgtttaataattttGTAGTAAACAGAGAAATAAGATTTTAGAAAAGAGGAACTTTGTAATTTACTGAAGCTTATTGCACTTTTCTGTTTCGTagcaaaaaaattttgaaattaagaacatttaTTACTAAAAGGATAATTTTTATCCTTTTTCTTCTATACAGATTGTCAAGAATTACATTGTCAATGAAACTGAACTTCTGATCGAATTCAAAGTTGCCtgttagttttgacatttgTGACATCAAATCCTGCGACAGGGGTATGGAACTTGTGATATTTTGaactataaatttaaaatgaCCGACAGAAAGGATAAGCACCATCAAGGAGAAAGGAGTAAAAAGCTCAAGCATATTAATCTTGCTTGGAGACCAGTAAATACTCAAGCCACTTCGTATCAAGGTTTAGTTTTACTTTGACAAATGCTTATCTGAcgttttctgatttttttttttttctagtgtaaatTTGTGGGGTCAAACATTAGTAATGTTTTAACATTTTTGGATAACGTTAAGCTAGAAATGAAGATGTGTTCATCACTGCGATCCAATTAAGTATATATTTCCGAAGTTACATCTTGTCAAATTTTATGTTCAGTTCATGAATTTCTTTCAAAGCTTCCAACTTGGTATTGGTCTTATTCATGTAAAATTATTGTTAGAGTTGCAGGATCTTGTGCTTATTTCTACAATTTGGTATGCTATGCCTATGCATAGTGATTTGCCTTTCTTAATGTAACAAGGGACATTGTAGTTGTTGTTTTTGCTAGATAGTAACCTTTAATATGTCTTTGCTGAATGCTCATCAGAAGATGGCAAGATTAAGTCAGAAGATGAAGTCATTATGAGTAACTCATCATCTTCTATTTCTGATTCAAATACTCGAAATGCGGCAGAGGTAACTGAAGCAGTGGCTGAAATAACAGACTCAATCCTGAGTTCAAGTGGAATGGATGATATTGGGGATGGTAGAGTTTCAAAAGGAAAATCAGTCATTTCCACCGAAAAGCATTCCATTTCGGTTGAGGTAAGATTCTGGATATCTTTTTAGCATGGTTTGAGCTGATTACATCCTAATTCTCTTACCACCTTTTTGTTtagtatttttcatttttcccCATCTCCACCCTTTTTCCAGACATGCTTCTCTTAGGTACATCAGATGTTTCTATTACCACTTCATATCAGCTATACCATCACTGTCTTGATATTCTACTTGTTTAGTGCTACCTCCTTAAATGTCTGTCTTCCATTTTCAGGTTGGGGCTTCATTATTTAGATTCATTGAAGGAAAAGGGTACAACACTATGGCTTTAACAAAACTCAGACTAAAATATGTGTGCTTATATTTCCATGTAAatcataatatttttctttcagaGGATCTACTCGGAAACAGATTGAAGAGGAGATGGGAGTAAGCATTATCATTCCATCGTCAAAGAAAGAAGATTCTCTTAGTAAGTTTTAAGGTTCACAATTAAGTTCATTTCTCTCTGGATTTGATGAAAAACTGTAAGCGTGACATCTTCAGCTGCATTATGTTTGGTTTCTCTTTTACAATGGTGTTAACCTTGCTGTCTGTTGTAGTCATTGAAGGTTTTTCAATTGAAAGTGTGACTCAAGCTTCAGCTAGAATCCAAACTATCATCGATCAGGTCAGTCACCCATTTATTATTCGTTcacatattttgatttttaaggaAATTTCGTTTTGTAGTTATTTGTGGTTGAAACAGTTTATAAAATGCATCTTCATTCAAAAATTTAGTAATTTCATAATTATTGTGTTTAGTGgcttttttcttcaaaaataaaataaaaataattaaatttatcgtCTATTGATCATGACCCTAATCACCTACTATTAGGAGCAGAACTAATATTTTTTACCCTTTCCAATTCTTTCTTGTTAATTACAGGCAGTCAAAAGCCCAAGCCTTAATTACTCTCACTTCATTTCACTTCCACTGGCTATACATCCTGATTTAGTTGACAAGCTTATTATGTTCCAGAACTCTATTTTAGAATGCGATGATCCTTGCCTAGAAAAGAATGCAGCAAGTGGTTCAAATGTAGATGATAACCAGAAGTTAGATAAAGGACCCGATGTTGCTGTTGAACTAAAAGTTGATACTGACAAAGAACATGTTCAAGTGAATATAACCAACGTACCTGTTGTCAGTTATGCACCTAAGGTTTCTTCTACTTTATCTGGTACAAAACTTGTCATACTCTGTTATGCTACCGATGCTAAAAGATTTAGCATATATAATTTACCTACTCAACTATGCATTTTGACTTGGCAAAAGTCACTTTATGGTTTCATTTATTAGTGGTTTGCATTTAGAAAATTTACTATATATCTCTTTTCTATAATGTGTTTACTTCTTCAGCTGATTCTTAGTTCTACATGTGTATGTGAATATCTATTTATCATTGAAACTGAGTAGAGTTCATGGTCGTTATTTATAATTCAGTTAATTATTTAGGAATCTTCTGTCTcgcaattttttattaatatatctaAAGCTCAATGACTGTATGAACTTGACAGACATGAGGATTGACAAATCCATATTCATCAAACCAAAAACTTTTCATTTAACTGTTCTCATGTTAAAACTGTGGAACAAGGAACGAGTAGCTGCAGCTGCGAAAGTTTTGCAGGTAAATTTGAGTTTGATAATAGCTGGTGCCTGGAAGTCAGTACTAACTGATAAGctattcttttcttttccttccAGAGTGTCTCTTCTAAAGTGATGGAAACCTTGGAGAATCGGCCGGTCTCCATTAGACTTCGGGGTCTGGTAACCATTCCTTCTTAAGTTCTCTACTAATGACTTAACATTGAAAGATGGAACATAAGCCATTTGGCTTAAAATGtcaataactttaaaaaattgttataaGAAGAAATAATCCTTCGTATTTCTACAGGACTGTATGAGGGGTTCTTTGGCTAAAGCACGAGTTGTCTATGCACCTGTGGAAGAAATTGGCAGTGAGGACAGACTTCTACGTGTTTGCCGTATCCTTAAcataagagaatttaatttattacATTTCATTTTATGATTGCTGTACTCGAACTTATAgcagttaaaaaataaatgaaaatagtGTCCTGGTTTCagtatcttttatatttttaaagtaaTAGTTGATACCTTTGTAGTTTTCTTAACTGTCTTCTTTCTTAGAGGTCATTATCGATGCATTTGTCGATGCTGGACTTGTTCTTGAGAAAGATGCGAAGAACAAATTGAAGGTATGATGTTCAATCCAAATATGATTTTATATTAACTCCTTCAGCCACTGCCCTGCTAATGAATTTGATTAGTGCATATTTCCACTGTGTTACAGTCACAACTCACACTCTGCACATATGGATTAGTACAGCCTTCATTTTGTTACACTTTCTCTTTATCTTGAGGTATGTATTGTTGCATTAAGTGTttattatcttttcaaatttcaGCTGCATGCTACTGTGATGAATACAAGTCATAGAAAAAGGTACACAATTAAACTTTTGACTCTTCTTCTGTTGTTAATGCTTACAAGATATGTTGAATGAACAGAATGTTTTATAatgttaaaatttattattcttAAGGGTGAGATGGTCAAGCAAGAGAGAGTTCGATTATTTTGATGCGCGGTCCATTTTTAAGCAGTTTGGATCGGAGGAATGGGGGGAGTATGTTATACGTGAAGCTCACCTGTCTCAGAGATTCGTCTTTGATAACAATGGATATTATCACTGTTGTGCTTCCATACCATTTCCTGAAAAAATGCAAGTAGACTAATTTCATTGTACTTTTTTCTGTACTGTTCTTATCATAAACTAGTACCAAGACAATCTTCTACTATATCTTCTATTCTAGCTTTCCCTTTCTTTACATTGTAAATTCCCGAAATGTGAGCCCCTACAAAGCTAATTTATCTTTTGTAAAACCTTAATAAACAGTTTTATGTATGTTGACACCAATGATGCTTTTAACCAAGTCTTTATCAACCAAATTATGCGACTGTGATGGCTATTTGTATTCTAGGGGATATATGATGACATTATGTGAAACTAATTAATGTACAAGctgctttcaaaaaaaaaaaaaataaattaatgtacAAGctgctttcaaaaaaaaaaaaaataaattaatgtacAAGCTGCATTCTATTCTTATTGAAAGACCATTAGCATTATGCATATTATCAATATCTTAAGAGAGATTTGCAGATATCCAAAGTATATGAAAGAAATATTTTGCtgtgttttttagtttttaatttttaaaattgtgtttttaaaaataaaaatagaaaacagttttttgtcattttaaaaatttgtggttagtaaaattgttaaaaagaatatattattaaaaaattgtttttaaaaataaaaaataaagttctTAACAAAACGAAGACAGAGTACCACTTCCTGTCTTGATCTCGTGTGCTAGGtttgtatataattaattttatatatttaattagtatTGATGTGTTTTATTTCACtcacaataattttaaaaagatgaattttattacaattttcctttttaaattttttactaTATTTACTTGATttgatgtttattttttttttcttttatatatgttAGGGACCAAAACATATCTCAAAAATttctttaataatattaaaattttatcatCTATTTTAaaggcattttttttttatgtaagtcGGATATTAAGGGCTATCAATTAATTTAGCATGACCTCAGGTTAAGTTAGACAATAAGCTTGGAGagaatctttttatttttatctttcaATTTGTTTCTCAAACCTATAAGGgttaccaaaatatatatatataatgttccTTTTGTGTCACAAGATAAGTTGGGCCAAAGTCCCACTAAGCTTTAGAAGATTCGACATTGACTAATTTGATTGCTTGTTGATAAAGTAATTAAGTGTTATACAGCGTTGTCTTGAGGAAAAGTTAGAACTGAAGAAACATCAAATTGCAGAATGAGTTCGAGTGGAGAGCCATCCTCTTCAGTTGGGGTAAGATTTTGAATATCGTTTTTTTATCATGATAATGATTTGAGCTGTTTAATGCCTATTATAACGTTTTCATCAAAACAAATAAGTAAAATCTAAACGTATCTTGATCTTGAACCTATTCacctactattattattattatgatcacAACACTAATACTTTCTTGTAAACTACAGGCAATCAGAAGCCCAAATCCTAAAAAGAAAGACTTCACTCACTTCATTTCACTTCCATTGGGAATACATCATCCTGAATTCGTTAACAAGCTGAATAAATTCCGGAAATCAATTTTGGAATGGAAAAACTTGACAGGCATGAGAATCGACCCATCCCTATTTACTAAACCAAGATCTCTTCACTTTACTGTTCTCATGTTAGAACTATCGAACGACGACGACGTTGCTAAAGCTGAGAAAGTTTTGCAGGTAAAGTTGAGTGAGAATTTGATATAAGCTGTTGCCTGGTAGTCTCTCACAAATTATTAACTTCTTTTTTTCAGGATGTCTCTTCTAAATTGATGGAAACCTTGAAGAACAGGCCTGTCTCCATTAGACTTCGGGGCCTGGTAAGATTACCAAACCTTCTAATTTCTAAGTTGTGTGCTAGTGACTTCAACATTTGATAACAAGAAATTATCCTTCATATTTTTCTACTTGTACAGAAATGTATGGGGGATACTCCTTTGAATAGAGCGCGAGTTGTGTATGCACCACCTGTGGTAGATAGTGGCAGTGAGGAAAGACTTCTTAGTGCTTGCCGTATCCTAAATTCTTGAGAAATTCATTAcatttcattttatatttttgaagtAATAGTTCGATACCTTGGTTGTTTTCTTAGCTTTCTGCTTTTTAGATGTCATTATCGACGCATTTGCTGAAGCTGGACTTGTTGACAAAGATGCTAAGGACAGATTGAATTTGAAGGTATGATGTTCGATCGAAATATGATATAATGTTAACTCTGTCAACCACTTCCATGAATGGGTTTATTGAACATGTTAACAGCATAATCTTTATTTGGAACTAGTATCTATTGGTACTCTTCATAACCAAAGCTATGAATTTGGGTGGTGTATAATTCCAATCTGTGTTACAGTCAAATTGTTTTGCCACAATTCAGTGTGTGTGGTTCTTGAAGCTTAATTCTAATATGGAATACCAAAAAACAGATATTTGTTACACAgccttaattatataagataTGTACTTGTTGAATTAACTGTTTATTGTCTTTTAAATTACAGCTGCATGTTACTTTGATGAATACAACTTTTAGAAGATGGTACCATTACCTTTTGACTCTctaatatttctcttttttcttttcttaattatgtttacaattatagtGAATGCAcagttttgtttgtttttttttttctttttttgttaatGTAAGAATTTATTATTCTTATGGGCTGGATGGCCAAAGCAGGGAAAACCCCGATTATTTTGATGCACAGTCCATTTTTGAGCAGTTTGGATCAGAGGAATGGGGGGAGTATGCTATAAGGGAAGCTCACCTGTCTCAGAAAGGTCAGTTTGCAGACGAATATTTTTACTGCTGTGCTTCTGTGTCATTTCCTGAAACTTGCAAGTAGAGTAATTTTCCAATCCTTCTTTTAGAAAATGTGTTTACTTTTCTCTTTACTTGATTGTCAAAGTTTTATAACCCTATAAACATGTATAATTTGTATGTGTATGAGTGTGCTTTTTGAAGAGACTGTGAGAGTGAGTTTAAAGAGTGAGAAACAAAGGTTGTAGTGAGAGTGAGTTTgaatatatgtaatatttaagttctaagtGAAAAGCTATCACTTTTCTTGTGGGTTTGGTGATctgcttttttattattttgccgCTGAGCTTGAAAATTATCTTTCTTTTTCCTAACATAGTTTAGTTTTGCTTCTTTGCCTTTCTTTAAATTGTAAATTTCCGAAACCTGAGCCCAACAAAGCTAATACAAGTTCTCTTTGTGTAAAAGCTTAATGTTTATGTTTGTTGGCACCAATTTGCTGCAATGCTATTAACCATACCGAGTATTTATTGACATAATTCACCATGGCTATTCCTATTCTGGGACATTTCGTTACATTATGGGATATTACTTGCATAGCAGAGCTACTAGCTAGTACTCACTCTATAAGCATTTATCAATATCCCTAAGTGGGATTTCgctaaaataactaatttagaTATGAAATATTGAATTGAGctggaaggaaaaaaaaaaaaacaaaattgacaGGAAAAACAAGGTGTTTATTACCACAGCGTATGTGCTGGGGATCCCAGCAAAATTACAACTTTCAAGAATTGGCAGAattgtttattttctttctctctacACTCGTtgagactatatatatatatatataagtgaaTGTAGAATTAAGTTTCTAACATTTGAAGTTGGTTTCCAAGTGGGACACATGTAATGAGTCTGTTCTCAGACAgtggtatatatataattgataaGCAACGACTACTAGATAATTAAAACTATGTCAGACTCATCActgtattgttgttgttattgaaCATGGTTTGTTTGGTTAGGTAATTGTATAAAATTTATGAAATTCTTtacgaaaaagaaaaaggagtgAGTTTTAGCTGGATCTGAAACAACATATATGAACAAATGGTACTTGTTCTTGAAGCTTTCCCTTCCTCTGCCTCACGCTAAAAGTGGTTGCCCTGAAGCTTTTTCTCTACCCAAGATGGTGACAATACTGGACTCAAAACCGGACTTATATCGTCAGCAATTTCTCTTTGCGGATCAATAGTTGGATCTTCTAAGCTTGCCTTTTCAGAAGGGAAAACTTTAACTCTCCACACCTTAAAAGTCTGGTCCAAACTTGCACTATAAACCAATAAtccctttactccattctctgTTTCTAGAGAAACTGCCAAACATCTCACTGGTCCATGATGACCTTCAATGACTGCAAGACAAGAATGGAAGCAATTCCCTTCTCTTCTCCAAACCCGAATAGTGGCATCCTCAGAGCCACTAAACACCAACTCTCCTATGGCAACCAGACAGAGAACAGCAAAATGATGACCTTGCATAAAACCTCCATGGTTATATCTCCCTGAGGTCTTCtctttttcccaaaaatttatgATCCCATCTGAGGAACCAGAGTACAAAAGACAAGTCCCTGGTGACAAGCTCAAAGCCAAAGCGTTAACAGGAGAAAGTTGGAACTTAAGGGTCATCGTCAAAATATGAGAACTTTCTCCAAAAACCCTTCTCCAGATTTTCACTGAACCATCAGATGAGCAAGTGAAAACACACCCATCTTCATGGTTTATAACTATTGCGTTTATATGACCTTCATGAGCCACAAACGAGTCAACACAACGCTTTTCATTGATCTTCCAAGCTTTGACCGTTTTGTCCCAAGACCCTGTATATAAAAGCTTGTCATCATGATTATAAGCTATGCAAGATATGTACTCCTTGTGCTGCAATACATTCTTTTTGGAGAATAGCATTAATGGACTCCTCTGAGGTAAAGTCGTGATCTTTTTAGGCCTAAAACTCTCTCTATCAGAAACATCCCAAACACGAATCTTGAAGTCACCATGAGTTGTGAAGAGCAATTTTCCATAGGCTAAAATGGCACGAACATGACCAGAATTGGCCTTTATATATCCCATTTCAGTGCAATCTGGTTGTTTCCATGCATGAATACGACTACTCTCGGAGCCAGTAAAAATGAAATCTTTACAGAGTGCAATGGAGAAAATGTTACCTTCGTGGCGATGAAGAGACGCTATGCAATGGTAAAGAAGTGGCTGAGTTGGAGAGGTTCGAACTGGAGAGAGCGTCCATGGAGTCTCAGATGTCCGCTCTGGACTCATTGGCGGCCTCTGAGGCAGATGCTGTGTCGGAACAGACGTGGTTGTAGCAGCAGAGGGTCTTGACGGGGCATAGTGAACACCCCCGCGATCAGGCGAGTtttgatggtggtggtggtgatgatgatggtgGTGGTTACCAAAAGAGAGTCTCCTAGGCAAGTTGATGCTTTTTCTCTCATCGTCCATGAAATTCCATTGGTTGTTTCTCTCTCCATGGAACTCCATGGGAGATGAACATGAACTGAAGAAGAATCTGacattgaatttttttaaaagagtggttaattaaaaaataaaatgtctcATTGTTGTTTGTTCTGGTGTTAAATTTGTAGTTGGGTGGTTTATGGCTATTAAAGATTTAAAATGTATCCCCTATTAGGCTATAGATATATTTCATTTCAATGAATCAATGGCACTTACctaacaatgtcaagaaaatctttcacccaAAGTCATAAATATTTATGCTAAGTTGATTAAGAGGGAAAATCTTGACCATTAAACTGATTATTATCAATGCCCATTAAAGTGTGGTCGATGGTTTTGGGTGCAAATTTTGTGGTTTAAATAGCTTAAGAATAAAAATGCAGCAAAGGCATACCCCACAAGATAGATAGGGGAGAGACTAACTCCTTCAGTTACCAGCTTGATGTCGAAAGTAGTTTTAGATTTTAATGTCAAGAGTAATGGTTCGAACTACCAACTTCTTAGTAGAATAAAGATTGAGTCAAGTTCACAACTACATTTTAGATATGCCTTTGTTAGAGAGGTGTGTGTACattaaatatcatatataataagATGCATTGGGTACTTCTCTCATTCAtaaattggttttgagatgaaacgTCATGCATTTTATTAA is a window from the Cannabis sativa cultivar Pink pepper isolate KNU-18-1 chromosome 1, ASM2916894v1, whole genome shotgun sequence genome containing:
- the LOC115707492 gene encoding uncharacterized protein LOC115707492 isoform X2 — protein: MIVCRSLFRADRVLKLTNSCSALKPVVHVQGYGTCDILNYKFKMTDRKDKHHQGERSKKLKHINLAWRPVNTQATSYQEDGKIKSEDEVIMSNSSSSISDSNTRNAAEVTEAVAEITDSILSSSGMDDIGDGRVSKGKSVISTEKHSISVEVGASLFRFIEGKGGSTRKQIEEEMGVSIIIPSSKKEDSLIIEGFSIESVTQASARIQTIIDQAVKSPSLNYSHFISLPLAIHPDLVDKLIMFQNSILECDDPCLEKNAASGSNVDDNQKLDKGPDVAVELKVDTDKEHVQVNITNVPVVSYAPKVSSTLSDMRIDKSIFIKPKTFHLTVLMLKLWNKERVAAAAKVLQSVSSKVMETLENRPVSIRLRGLDCMRGSLAKARVVYAPVEEIGSEDRLLRVCQVIIDAFVDAGLVLEKDAKNKLKLHATVMNTSHRKRVRWSSKREFDYFDARSIFKQFGSEEWGEYVIREAHLSQRFVFDNNGYYHCCASIPFPEKMQVD
- the LOC115707492 gene encoding uncharacterized protein LOC115707492 isoform X5, with the protein product MIVCRSLFRADRVLKLTNSCSALKPVVHVQGYGTCDILNYKFKMTDRKDKHHQGERSKKLKHINLAWRPVNTQATSYQEDGKIKSEDEVIMSNSSSSISDSNTRNAAEVTEAVAEITDSILSSSGMDDIGDGRVSKGKSVISTEKHSISVEVGASLFRFIEGKGGSTRKQIEEEMGVSIIIPSSKKEDSLIIEGFSIESVTQASARIQTIIDQAVKSPSLNYSHFISLPLAIHPDLVDKLIMFQNSILECDDPCLEKNAASGSNVDDNQKLDKGPDVAVELKVDTDKEHVQVNITNVPVVSYAPKVSSTLSDMRIDKSIFIKPKTFHLTVLMLKLWNKERVAAAAKVLQSVSSKVMETLENRPVSIRLRGLDCMRGSLAKARVVYAPVEEIGSEDRLLRVCQVIIDAFVDAGLVLEKDAKNKLKSQLTLCTYGLVQPSFCYTFSLS
- the LOC115707492 gene encoding uncharacterized protein LOC115707492 isoform X1 produces the protein MIVCRSLFRADRVLKLTNSCSALKPVVHVQGYGTCDILNYKFKMTDRKDKHHQGERSKKLKHINLAWRPVNTQATSYQECSSEDGKIKSEDEVIMSNSSSSISDSNTRNAAEVTEAVAEITDSILSSSGMDDIGDGRVSKGKSVISTEKHSISVEVGASLFRFIEGKGGSTRKQIEEEMGVSIIIPSSKKEDSLIIEGFSIESVTQASARIQTIIDQAVKSPSLNYSHFISLPLAIHPDLVDKLIMFQNSILECDDPCLEKNAASGSNVDDNQKLDKGPDVAVELKVDTDKEHVQVNITNVPVVSYAPKVSSTLSDMRIDKSIFIKPKTFHLTVLMLKLWNKERVAAAAKVLQSVSSKVMETLENRPVSIRLRGLDCMRGSLAKARVVYAPVEEIGSEDRLLRVCQVIIDAFVDAGLVLEKDAKNKLKLHATVMNTSHRKRVRWSSKREFDYFDARSIFKQFGSEEWGEYVIREAHLSQRFVFDNNGYYHCCASIPFPEKMQVD
- the LOC115707492 gene encoding uncharacterized protein LOC115707492 isoform X4 encodes the protein MIVCRSLFRADRVLKLTNSCSALKPVVHVQGYGTCDILNYKFKMTDRKDKHHQGERSKKLKHINLAWRPVNTQATSYQECSSEDGKIKSEDEVIMSNSSSSISDSNTRNAAEVTEAVAEITDSILSSSGMDDIGDGRVSKGKSVISTEKHSISVEVGASLFRFIEGKGGSTRKQIEEEMGVSIIIPSSKKEDSLIIEGFSIESVTQASARIQTIIDQAVKSPSLNYSHFISLPLAIHPDLVDKLIMFQNSILECDDPCLEKNAASGSNVDDNQKLDKGPDVAVELKVDTDKEHVQVNITNVPVVSYAPKVSSTLSDMRIDKSIFIKPKTFHLTVLMLKLWNKERVAAAAKVLQSVSSKVMETLENRPVSIRLRGLDCMRGSLAKARVVYAPVEEIGSEDRLLRVCQVIIDAFVDAGLVLEKDAKNKLKSQLTLCTYGLVQPSFCYTFSLS
- the LOC115707492 gene encoding uncharacterized protein LOC115707492 isoform X3: MTDRKDKHHQGERSKKLKHINLAWRPVNTQATSYQECSSEDGKIKSEDEVIMSNSSSSISDSNTRNAAEVTEAVAEITDSILSSSGMDDIGDGRVSKGKSVISTEKHSISVEVGASLFRFIEGKGGSTRKQIEEEMGVSIIIPSSKKEDSLIIEGFSIESVTQASARIQTIIDQAVKSPSLNYSHFISLPLAIHPDLVDKLIMFQNSILECDDPCLEKNAASGSNVDDNQKLDKGPDVAVELKVDTDKEHVQVNITNVPVVSYAPKVSSTLSDMRIDKSIFIKPKTFHLTVLMLKLWNKERVAAAAKVLQSVSSKVMETLENRPVSIRLRGLDCMRGSLAKARVVYAPVEEIGSEDRLLRVCQVIIDAFVDAGLVLEKDAKNKLKLHATVMNTSHRKRVRWSSKREFDYFDARSIFKQFGSEEWGEYVIREAHLSQRFVFDNNGYYHCCASIPFPEKMQVD